The following proteins come from a genomic window of Dreissena polymorpha isolate Duluth1 chromosome 1, UMN_Dpol_1.0, whole genome shotgun sequence:
- the LOC127831168 gene encoding mucin-5B-like: MTGDEEMKFCPSGTIVAVECQRSDGTPYYDTMDIVDCNPVTGVTCDNDVNMGQCGDYMIRYQCEQTTFGLPTTASTATPPGTPKLSSTTLVMNSNKGSTGTYAVTWLAGPTTFTFSLPVCQNITAQPPAICETVSRLSMWIDRLHPTVNTDEHEFMTREEIMQFCACGVISKVECQTTTGQSLAQSPDFATCSKDNGLVCSFLENFPMGCQDYRVRYECQEQVCHTPTCTTPDKTRRL; the protein is encoded by the exons ATGACCGGAGATGAGGAGATGAAATTCTGCCCTTCCGGCACCATAGTGGCCGTAGAATGCCAACGATCTGACGGAACACCTTACTACGACACCATGGATATAGTGGACTGTAACCCAGTTACTGGAGTGACATGTGACAATGATGTGAACATGGGTCAATGCGGCGACTACATGATCCGTTACCAGTGCGAGCAGACGACATTCGGCT TGCCAACCACTGCGTCCACTGCCACCCCTCCCGGAACACCAAAACTAAGCTCAACCACTTTAGTGATGAACAGCAATAAGGGATCCACGGGAACATATGCGGTCACATGGCTAGCCGGTCCTACGACATTCACATTTTCTCTGCCTGTATGTCAAAATATCACTGCGCAGCCGCCTGCAATTTGCGAGACAGTTAGTCGCTTGTCCATGTGGATTGATAGGCTGCACCCTACGGTAAATACCGACGAGCACGAGTTCATGACCAGAGAGGAGATCATGCAATTCTGTGCTTGTGGTGTAATTAGCAAAGTCGAATGTCAGACGACGACCGGTCAGTCACTGGCCCAGTCACCTGATTTCGCGACGTGCTCCAAAGACAACGGTCTGGTGTGCAGCTTCTTGGAAAATTTCCCGATGGGCTGTCAGGATTACAGAGTACGATACGAATGCCAGGAGCAGGTATGTCATACTCCGACCTGCACAACCCCAGACAAAACCCGGCGGCTCTAG